The Camelus bactrianus isolate YW-2024 breed Bactrian camel chromosome 32, ASM4877302v1, whole genome shotgun sequence genome includes a region encoding these proteins:
- the SIRT4 gene encoding NAD-dependent protein lipoamidase sirtuin-4, mitochondrial isoform X3 — MKMSFGLTFRTAKGRWMANLSRQSSGGSIGLFVPPSPPLDPEKVKELQRFITLSRRLLVMTGAGVSTESGIPDYRSEKVGLYARTNRKPIQHGDFVRSAPVRQRYWARNFVGWPWFSSHQPNPAHWALSNWERLGKLYWLVTQNVDALHTKAGSRRLTELHGCMHRVLCLDCGEQTPRTALQERFEVLNPTWSAEAHGLAPDGDVFLTDEQVQSFQVPCCSRCGGPLKPDVVFFGGTVNPDKVDFVHKRVKEADSLLVVGSSLQVTWGGGVGKCPFGEPWRASPFAFSLPVPREFLLAPFFSDRCTLVTGLSSLPGRRSYRSQS; from the exons ATGAAGATGAGCTTTGGGTTAACATTCAGGACGGCGAAAGGCCGCTGGATGGCGAACCTCAGCCGGCAGAGCTCAGGTGGATCAATTGGATTATTTGTGCCACCGAGTCCTCCTCTGGACCCTGAGAAGGTCAAAGAGTTACAGCGCTTCATCACCCTTTCCAGGAGACTCCTAGTGATGACCGGGGCGGGAGTCTCCACCGAGTCGGGGATCCCAGACTACAGGTCCGAAAAGGTGGGGCTGTACGCCCGCACGAACCGGAAGCCCATCCAGCATGGGGATTTTGTGCGGAGTGCTCCAGTCCGCCAGCGGTACTGGGCGAGAAACTTTGTGGGCTGGCCTTGGTTCTCCTCCCATCAGCCCAACCCTGCACACTGGGCTTTGAGCAACTGGGAGAGACTGGGAAAGCTGTACTGGTTGGTGACCCAAAATGTGGATGCCTTGCACACCAAGGCGGGGAGTCGGCGCCTGACAGAACTCCACGGATGCATGCACAG GGTCCTCTGCTTGGACTGTGGTGAGCAGACGCCCCGCACGGCGCTGCAGGAGCGTTTTGAAGTCCTGAACCCCACCTGGAGTGCCGAGGCCCACGGCCTGGCTCCCGACGGGGATGTCTTCCTCACCGACGAGCAGGTACAGAGCTTCCAGGTCCCGTGCTGCTCTCGCTGTGGAGGCCCCCTGAAACCAGACGTCGTCTTCTTCGGGGGCACGGTGAACCCTGACAAGGTTGATTTTGTGCACAAGCGTGTAAAAGAAGCCGACTCCCTCCTGGTGGTGGGATCCTCCTTGCAGGTAacttggggagggggagtggggaaATGCCCGTTTGGGGAGCCCTGGAGGGCCTCcccatttgctttctctcttcctgtgcCTAGAGAGTTCTTACTGGCGCCCTTCTTCTCGGACAGGTGTACTCTGGTTACAGGTTTATCCTCACTGCCTGGGAGAAGAAGCTACCGATCGCAATCCTGA
- the SIRT4 gene encoding NAD-dependent protein lipoamidase sirtuin-4, mitochondrial isoform X1: MSGVKCLLSCERMKMSFGLTFRTAKGRWMANLSRQSSGGSIGLFVPPSPPLDPEKVKELQRFITLSRRLLVMTGAGVSTESGIPDYRSEKVGLYARTNRKPIQHGDFVRSAPVRQRYWARNFVGWPWFSSHQPNPAHWALSNWERLGKLYWLVTQNVDALHTKAGSRRLTELHGCMHRVLCLDCGEQTPRTALQERFEVLNPTWSAEAHGLAPDGDVFLTDEQVQSFQVPCCSRCGGPLKPDVVFFGGTVNPDKVDFVHKRVKEADSLLVVGSSLQVTWGGGVGKCPFGEPWRASPFAFSLPVPREFLLAPFFSDRCTLVTGLSSLPGRRSYRSQS; the protein is encoded by the exons ATGTCGGGCGTGAAGTGTCTCTTAAGCTGTGAAAG AATGAAGATGAGCTTTGGGTTAACATTCAGGACGGCGAAAGGCCGCTGGATGGCGAACCTCAGCCGGCAGAGCTCAGGTGGATCAATTGGATTATTTGTGCCACCGAGTCCTCCTCTGGACCCTGAGAAGGTCAAAGAGTTACAGCGCTTCATCACCCTTTCCAGGAGACTCCTAGTGATGACCGGGGCGGGAGTCTCCACCGAGTCGGGGATCCCAGACTACAGGTCCGAAAAGGTGGGGCTGTACGCCCGCACGAACCGGAAGCCCATCCAGCATGGGGATTTTGTGCGGAGTGCTCCAGTCCGCCAGCGGTACTGGGCGAGAAACTTTGTGGGCTGGCCTTGGTTCTCCTCCCATCAGCCCAACCCTGCACACTGGGCTTTGAGCAACTGGGAGAGACTGGGAAAGCTGTACTGGTTGGTGACCCAAAATGTGGATGCCTTGCACACCAAGGCGGGGAGTCGGCGCCTGACAGAACTCCACGGATGCATGCACAG GGTCCTCTGCTTGGACTGTGGTGAGCAGACGCCCCGCACGGCGCTGCAGGAGCGTTTTGAAGTCCTGAACCCCACCTGGAGTGCCGAGGCCCACGGCCTGGCTCCCGACGGGGATGTCTTCCTCACCGACGAGCAGGTACAGAGCTTCCAGGTCCCGTGCTGCTCTCGCTGTGGAGGCCCCCTGAAACCAGACGTCGTCTTCTTCGGGGGCACGGTGAACCCTGACAAGGTTGATTTTGTGCACAAGCGTGTAAAAGAAGCCGACTCCCTCCTGGTGGTGGGATCCTCCTTGCAGGTAacttggggagggggagtggggaaATGCCCGTTTGGGGAGCCCTGGAGGGCCTCcccatttgctttctctcttcctgtgcCTAGAGAGTTCTTACTGGCGCCCTTCTTCTCGGACAGGTGTACTCTGGTTACAGGTTTATCCTCACTGCCTGGGAGAAGAAGCTACCGATCGCAATCCTGA
- the SIRT4 gene encoding NAD-dependent protein lipoamidase sirtuin-4, mitochondrial isoform X2, with protein MSGVKCLLSCERMKMSFGLTFRTAKGRWMANLSRQSSGGSIGLFVPPSPPLDPEKVKELQRFITLSRRLLVMTGAGVSTESGIPDYRSEKVGLYARTNRKPIQHGDFVRSAPVRQRYWARNFVGWPWFSSHQPNPAHWALSNWERLGKLYWLVTQNVDALHTKAGSRRLTELHGCMHRVLCLDCGEQTPRTALQERFEVLNPTWSAEAHGLAPDGDVFLTDEQVQSFQVPCCSRCGGPLKPDVVFFGGTVNPDKVDFVHKRVKEADSLLVVGSSLQVYSGYRFILTAWEKKLPIAILNIGPTRSDDLACLKLDSPCGELLPLIDPH; from the exons ATGTCGGGCGTGAAGTGTCTCTTAAGCTGTGAAAG AATGAAGATGAGCTTTGGGTTAACATTCAGGACGGCGAAAGGCCGCTGGATGGCGAACCTCAGCCGGCAGAGCTCAGGTGGATCAATTGGATTATTTGTGCCACCGAGTCCTCCTCTGGACCCTGAGAAGGTCAAAGAGTTACAGCGCTTCATCACCCTTTCCAGGAGACTCCTAGTGATGACCGGGGCGGGAGTCTCCACCGAGTCGGGGATCCCAGACTACAGGTCCGAAAAGGTGGGGCTGTACGCCCGCACGAACCGGAAGCCCATCCAGCATGGGGATTTTGTGCGGAGTGCTCCAGTCCGCCAGCGGTACTGGGCGAGAAACTTTGTGGGCTGGCCTTGGTTCTCCTCCCATCAGCCCAACCCTGCACACTGGGCTTTGAGCAACTGGGAGAGACTGGGAAAGCTGTACTGGTTGGTGACCCAAAATGTGGATGCCTTGCACACCAAGGCGGGGAGTCGGCGCCTGACAGAACTCCACGGATGCATGCACAG GGTCCTCTGCTTGGACTGTGGTGAGCAGACGCCCCGCACGGCGCTGCAGGAGCGTTTTGAAGTCCTGAACCCCACCTGGAGTGCCGAGGCCCACGGCCTGGCTCCCGACGGGGATGTCTTCCTCACCGACGAGCAGGTACAGAGCTTCCAGGTCCCGTGCTGCTCTCGCTGTGGAGGCCCCCTGAAACCAGACGTCGTCTTCTTCGGGGGCACGGTGAACCCTGACAAGGTTGATTTTGTGCACAAGCGTGTAAAAGAAGCCGACTCCCTCCTGGTGGTGGGATCCTCCTTGCAG GTGTACTCTGGTTACAGGTTTATCCTCACTGCCTGGGAGAAGAAGCTACCGATCGCAATCCTGAACATCGGGCCCACGCGGTCGGATGACTTGGCGTGTTTGAAACTGGATTCTCCATGCGGAGAGTTGCTGCCTTTAATAGACCCGCACTGA